The DNA sequence ATATCGAGTTGTTTGGGTACCTGATGCTGCCAATACTTCTGTGTCGCCCCCTTCATCACCAACAATGACCCACTTTCCAGCGGCAGGTTATAACGCTGACCGGTTTTCTTGTGTCGCAGCTGAAACACTCGGGTCGCCCCCAGGCTCACAGAGGCGATTTGGGGCATAGGACCGAGTTCAGGTTCATCATCGCTGTGCCAGGCCACGCTGTCTTTACCGTCGCGATAGTAGTTGAGCAGCGCGCTGTTAAAAGCGTGGTTAGCCAGCTTACACACTTGCTCTTTCAACTCAGTCAGCGCAGGAAACCAGGGGTGGGTCTGTAGCTGAATACCCGAATAGCTGTAGTTCGCACCGGTATCGCCATACCAGGCATTCAGGCGAGGGATGGCGACTTCGCGACCGCCAATATTCAGTCGATCCTGCTGCCAGTTAACCTGATTTCTCAACTCATCAAAAAGTTTAACTCCAGTATCAGAGCACAAAAAATCTGGCACATAGAACAGTTCACACTCGGGCTCATGAGCATCGGGTGAACCGGGAAGAAGAACCTGTTGAGGTGTGTTTGAGAACAGGTCCGGCATAACTTAAACCTCAGGTAAAATACGAGGTTCCATTTCAAGTTTTACGCCAAACTCCTGTTTAACGGAATCGACTATTTGACCAGCAACATCCAGCAATTGCTGGCCAGTACCATCGCCTCTGTTGACCAGTACCAGGGCCTGTCTGTCGTGGACGGCGATGTCACCTATCTGGCGCCCTTTCCACCCGGCCTTTTCAATCAACCATCCTGCTGCCAACTTCACCTCAACAGCAGACACAGGATACTGCACCATATCCGGAAACTTCCCACGCAATGTTTTGGCCTGCGTGGATGAGATCACCGGGTTTTTGAAAAAACTGCCGGCGTTGGGTGTGCTAACTGGATCAGGAAGTTTGCTGCGACGAATTTCGCACACCAATTCACTGATTTTTTTCGGTGTTAAATTCTGTCCTGATACTTCACCGGCAGCCATTTGCAGTGCCGGATAGGTAAGGACCAGATCAGGTTTTTTCGAGAGCGACAGTGTCACTGATGTAATCGCGACCTTGCCTCGCAATTCCCGTTTAAAAATACTGTCTCTATAACCAAACTCACACTCGTCACCACTTAGCACCCGTGCCGTTCCATTTTCCAGGCAAACTACCTCTACAGAGTGCAGGCGCTTCGCCAACTCCACCCCGTAGGCACCAATGTTCTGGACTGGAGCTGCACCAACACAGCCTGGGATGAGTGAAAGATTTTCAAGTCCGTACCAGTTGTTATCAAGTGTGTATTCGACCAGTCTGGGCCAATCCTCACCGGCACCAACCCGAATCAATACCTGCCGATCATCTTCACTTATCAACTCGACACCATTGATGGCCACTTTCAGAACCAGACCGGGAATATCACTGGCCAAAACAATATTACTGCCACCACCCAGCAGCGTGATTTGCAGTTGCTTTTCGTTGGCCCACTGAATGGCTTGCTGAAGATCAGGGACACTCTCGATGCGTGCAAAATACTCCGCACTGGCAGGCAGAGCCAAAGTGTTTAACGATTTAAGATCCTGCTGCTGAACAACGGAAAAAGTCACTGCACTGCCTATTTTTCAACGAGGTGATAAGAATCCAGATGATGTTGACGAATATGGGTTAACAGCCCTTCACTGGCCTGCTCCACCAAATCGATTACCAAATCAAAACCCTTCTCACCGCCGTAGTAGGGATCTGGAACTTCACGGTAATCCTGACGACTCCCAAAGTTCAGAAAGAGCTCAAAAGTCCCATCGAACTTACCAGGATGTAATTGACGCATGTTGGCCATATTGCTGTCATCCATACCGAGAACATAGTCGAACTGGTCAAAATCACTGCACACAAACTGACGCGCTCTTAACGGGCTGAGATCGTAACCGCGCTGTCGCGCTCGTGCTACAGTGCGCGAATCCGGGGCTTTGCCGACATGCCAATCGCTGGTTCCAGCAGAATCAATATGTATTTGATCCTGCAATCCAGCCTCTTTCACCAACTGATCAAAAATACCGTGTGCTGTTGGAGATCGACAGATATTGCCGAGACAGACAAACAAAACCTTTACCGGTTTAGTCAATTCTTGCGCTCTCACTCTTTGCCCTGTCACTCTTTACCTTCATAGTCGAGCAGTTCAGCAATATCCCCACCAAGCAGTTTGATGACATTCAGCAAATCCTCACGAGTATCAACTCCGCCGGGAACCTTGGCGACAGATTCATCGACGTGAACTGAGACCCCGTGCCACATAAAGCGCAGCTGTTCCAGGCACTCAATGCGCTCAATCGGCGCTGCAGACCATTCTACAAATCGGTTCAGTTGCGAAACACGATATCCGTAAATTCCAATATGACGAGCAGGAATCAGGTTGTTGGGCAGCACGCTCTTATCGTTAGCGAATTGATCTCTCGGCCAGGGAATGGGCGCACGGGAAAAATAGAGTGCAATATCCCGCTCATCGGTAACGACTTTGACAACATTGGGGTTTGTAAAGTCTTTGACTGAGCGGATCGGTTCGCAAAGTGTCGCAACTCCTGCCTCTGGATTGCGCGACAGGTTGACCGCAACCTGATTGATCACTTCCGGCGGAATCAACGGCTCATCACCTTGTACATTTACCACGATGTGATCCGGGTCCAGTTCCAGTTGACAGGCCACCTCTTGCAGGCGATCTGTTCCTGACTGGTGCTCGGAAGAGGTCATTACCACTTCACCACCAAACGCAGTGACGGCATCGAAAATACGTTGATCATCTGTGGCCACTACCACACGAACCGCATCACTCTGCACGGCCTGTTCATAGACCCTCTGAATCATGCTTTTACCGACAATGTCACGCAGAGGTTTTCCCGGAAGACGAGTGGATGCATAGCGAGCAGGAATAACAGCAGTGAATTCCATATTATCAACACCTTACAGACTTTTTATCGGAGATAACTTTAACTTTTTCCAGAAATTCCATTAACCAGGAATCAGGTAACTCGGCTGCCACATCCAACACCCAGCAATCCTCGCGAGAAATGGATTCGCACTTCACTGCATCCTTTGCAGTCATGATAACGGCACGATCATCATCAAAGCATAGATCGCTTGCCACGAACTGATGGTGATCAGGAAATGCGTGCAGCTCAGGCTGAAAACCGTAACCGGTTAGTGTGTCAATAAATCGCTGTGGATTGCCAATACCGGCCACTGCATGAACCTTTCGACGTGTAAACTGCCAATCGCGAAGCGCAATGGATGGCTTGCCGTTGAGTGAGCGCAATAGAGGCCGGGCCACCACCTTCATCGCCACAGCCTTTTCACCAAACTCTGGACTACTGCCCATACCATTAAACACACCATTTACAAGAACGGCATCAACGCTCGAAAGGCGACTGACAGGCTCTCTCAACGGCCCTGCCGGCAATAAATAACCATTGCCAAACCCACGCTGACCATCAACCACTGCCAGCTCGATATCCCTTGGCAAGCGGTAATGTTGCAAACCATCGTCACTGAGAACGATATTGCACTCCGTATCGACCAGTAAAAAGCGTGCTGCACGTAGCCTGTCAGGATCAACCACCACAGGACAGCCAGATTGTCGAGCTATCATCAGCGGCTCGTCACCAGAGTGTTCCACCGGCGTGCTTGACTCAACCCTCAGTGGATATTTGGGAGCCTTACCACCGTAACCGCGACTCACCACTCCAGGTCGATAACCGGCCTGGCGAAGAGCATCAAGAAGTGTAATCAGCAACGGTGTTTTACCAGTACCGCCAACAGAAATATTACCAACTACAATCACCGGTACCGGCAGCTGGTTGTTTTTGCTGCGGCTCTTCAGCCATTGCCGGCGTGTTGCAGAAATGCCACCAAACAGCCAGGAGAGAGGCAGTAATACTTTTGGAAGTACACCACCGCTGTACCAGCTTTGTTCCAGCGATTTACTCACTGCTCCGCCTCAAAACCACTGCTGTGCAATTGCGCGTAGCGACCACCTGCATCAAGTAATGATTGATGGGTGCCCTGCTCCACGATCTCGCCTTTTTCCAGCACGATAATGCGGTCAGCGTTTTCGATGGTGCTTAACCGGTGAGCGATTACGAAAGTGGTACGGCCTTTCATTAACTCTTCCAGAGCCGCCTGAATATGACGTTCTGAATCCGTATCCAGTGCAGAAGTGGCTTCATCAAGAATCAGTATCGGGCACTGTTTCAGCAATGCTCGAGCGATCACCAGACGTTGACGCTGACCACCAGACAATTTGGAGCCGTTGTCACCAATTACCGTATCAAAGCCCTGCGGCATCGCCTCGATAAACTCCAGGGCATGAGCAGCCCTGGCGGCTTCGATTACTTGCTCTCTCGGCAAAGAAGCCAGGTCACCGTAGGCAATATTGTTATAAGCGGTGTCGTTAAAGAGGGTGACCTGCTGATTCACAAACGAAATGTGGCTGCGAAGATTCGCAAGAGTCAGGTCTTCGATCTCTACCCCATCCAACAAAATAGATCCGCTGCTGTGGTTGTAAAAACGGGGAATAAGGCTGACCAGGGTACTTTTACCACTGCCCGATGAGCCCACAAGGGCAACGGTCTCCCCTGCTTTGACCTCAAAGCTGAGATTATTGATTACAGGGCCATCAGTATCGTTGTAGGCAAAACTGACACCATCAAAAACGAAGTGCCCCTGAACTTTATCCAGGGTTTTGGTGCCGGTATCCACCTCTTCTTTTGCATCCAGGGTCTGGAAAATCGATTGGGCTGCGGCAAGGCCTTTCTGTATCGGTGCCATAACACTGGTGAGTTTACGAACCGGGCGAGTCAGCGCGCCAGCAACCAGCAAAAACATAATCAAGCTATTCAGCTCGATGTGATCCACCATGTACGGGCTTAACGCGAAGAAAATCAGCAGTGCCATTACAACGCTGATAATCAGCTGTACTACCGGGGAGCTCAGCCCCTGCACTGCACCCATCTTGACCACCTGATGACGGTTGTCCTCACTGGCGGCATTCATTCTCTGGCGCTCGTACTGTTCACCCGCAAAAATTCGCATTACCCGAAACCCGCTGATCATCTCCTGGGAGACTTGGGTCACATTACCTTGCGCTGACTGAATACGGTGACTGATACGACGAAAACGTTTGCTGACTACCTGGACTACAACACCGATCAAAGGCATTACTACCAGGAACAAAACTGTTAGCTTCCAGTTGTAAAACAACATCATGGCCAGATAGGCAATGACCTGCGAGCCCTCAGTAATTACCGTTTTTACTGCGTTGTTTACCGCTTCTGTTACCTGGGTAACGTTATAGGTCAGGCGGGAAACCAGGTGGCCAGACATATTGCGATCAAAATACGCAGTAGGCAGCCGGGTCATCTTGTTAAACACGTCTGTGCGCAGATTGTGGACCAGGTAGGAGCCAATGTAGGCCATGCCGTAAGTTCCCACAAAGAAGCCAAAACCGCGCACCATTGCCACAGCGACAAACAGCAACGGAATAGCCAGCTGCCCATTTTGACTAATGGCATCGCCGAGACTGTCGCCAAAAATTTTAACCAGAATACTGTTGCTTGCTGCCTCTCCGGCACCACTGACAATCCCGCCCATGCCTGACGGGATTTCCATGCCTTCCAGCGATACCCCCTGCCCGGACACTTTGCCAATATGGGCAATCAACATTCCAAACAGATCAAAGAAAGCAGCATTCATGGCCGAGAACAGAGTCAGCGCCAGAGTGCTGATTGCAAATACCAGCCAGTAAGGTTTTACATAGACAAGCAACCTTTTGTACAGGGTAAGGTCTGCCTGTGCAGTTCGTTTATCTGCCATTGAATTTCTCGATTATTGTCCCGTGGATTCCGGGCGTCGACTGGTAACACTGAGGTGAACAAAGCCAGCCCTGCCTGCCGCATCCGCTGCGGTTACAAAAGACTGATGGGTGGCATCGGCGTCGGCGGTGATAACCAGTGGAATGGATGTGTCGCCCCCGGATATCAGGTTGAGGGCTTTAACAATGGTTTCCGGCTGGCGGTTCACCAATGCTTCTCCATTGATGCTGTAACTGCCATCTCTGGCAATCACGATTTCAATGGAGTCGGGCAAATCCGGATTAGGCTGCCCTTCCGCTTCCGGCAAGGAGACCTCAAGGTGGGTCTCTTTGGTAAACGTCGTGGACACCATAAAAAAGATTAACAGCAGAAAAACTACGTCAATCAGCGGCGTGAGATTTACGCCCTGTTCGGTCTTGCGTTGACGGCGAAACTTCACTGTCAGGCTCCCTGCTGAGCCGCTGCCGTACTGACCGGTCGATCTCCATTGCGACTGGAGATAGTGCGATCACCATGCAGTGCATCCACCAGTTTGACTGCCTGATCTTCCATATTCAGCACCAGGCCATCTACCTGACGTTCGAAATAGCGGTGCAAAATCATGGCTGGAATTGCCACTGCAAGACCAGCCGCAGTGGTGATTAACGCCTCGGATATACCGCCTGCCAACACGCCAGCATTACCGGTGCCTTCCAACATGATGGCTGAAAACACTTTGATCATGCCGATTACGGTGCCCAGCAGGCCCAACAATGGAGCGATAGCGGCAATGGTACCTAACGGGGCGAGAAAACGTTCGAGTTCGTGAATAACCTGGTTGGCAGCCTCTTCGATGCTGTCCTTCATCACTTCACGACCGTGGCCAGAATTGCTCAATCCTGCAGCCAACACTTTACCCAACGGTGAAGAGTCGCGTAGCTCCTGCAGTTTGGCTTTATTGACCTGGTTATGCTTGAGCCAGTGCCAAACCTGGGCAAGCAGATTGTCGGGGACAACTCGTGCCGGCCGTAATGTCCAGTACCGTTCTACCGAGATAGCTACCACTGCCAACGAACACAGCAGAATTGGAATCATTAACCAGCCACCGGCCACTATCAGCTCGTACACACAACCCCCTGAAACCCTTTAGTTATTGATTCGCAACACTTTACCACAAGGCTCGCCAAGCTCGAACTGTTATGGTTCTGTAAATAGTATTTACAGGCCCTACTTCACGCTTTTACTGCCAATAGTAAGGCAACTCTCGCCGATGCTCGAATACTGTCCAATTCCCTGCGTCATAACGAAATGTAACGGCCCCGGAATAGGCAGTATTGTAGGCTTTACTGCCGACATGTTGATACCGATCTACCACCGAGGCATGAGGGTGGCCAAACTGGTGTCGATAACCGGTGGAGAAAACCACAGAGTCAGGTCGAGTAGCGTTAACAAATGTTGGTGTGGAAGAGGTTTTACTGCCGTGATGCGGGGCTATCAAAAGAGTGATATTGCGAGGTAACACCCCGCTTGTGGCCAACTGATTTTCCACCGTTGCCTCAATATCACCCGGCAGCAAAATGATTTGACCTTGATAATGAATGGCCAGCACACAGGACTCGTTATTTGTCTTGTCATACATCTGGCTATCCGGGTGCAACACTTCAAATAACACCCCATCCCACTGCCAGTGCATACCAGCTCGACAGACCGACACAGAATCACCCTGATCGGCCTGTGGCTTCAAAATACTACTCACGGAAATCGACTCAAGTACGCCACGCTCCCCTCCTGCGTGATCATTATCTGAATGACTAATCATTAATTTGTCGAGGTGACCAATCCCCTGACTTCGCAGCCAGGGCACGACAATTCCCGATCCGGCATCAAAGCGGTCACTGAAACGTGCACCTGTGTCATACAGCAAAGTGTGATTTGGAGTCTGGACCACCACGGCCAGGCCTTGCCCCACATCCAGAGTGGTAACCTGCAACTCGGCACGGGGTTGTTTTGCGAAAAACAAACAGAACACTGGAACAATACCCAGCCATCGCGCGGGGAACCCTTTAGGCAGGATCAATAAACCTGTAGCCAAAGCCAGTGTTAAAAACAGCGTCAAGGAGTGCGCCAGAGGCAAAGAAACGGAAAAATCCTGGCAATATTGTTCCGCAACCCCCAGTAACTCCCACAGATATTCGAGTTGCCAATTTGCCAGTCTCCAGCAACCATCACTCACCACAGGCAGCCATGAGAAAATTGCCCCTAGCAGGCACAATGGAACAATTAACAGACTCACCCACGGGATGGCCACTGCATTAACCAAAGGTGATAGTACTGTTTGATCTCCGAAGCCTATAAGTATGGGACCGGAAAGCGCCAAAAACACCAACCACTGTGGAAGCCAAAAACGCCTCCAGCGAATTAACCCCCACAACCCCGTCATCCCCCAGAGTAAAGCTGTCACAGCACCAAAAGAGAGCCAGAACCCTAAACTGTGAATAGCCAGGGGATCTATGAACGCGATAACCGCAGCAGCGAAAGCGAGACCACACCAAAAGCTGATTCTGGTTCTCAATAATCTAACCAGCAAAACCACTGCCACCATCACCAGTGCACGAATAGCCGGCAGACCTAAGCCGGCGAGTCCGCTGTACAACACAGCCCCAACCAAAGAGAAAACACTGGCTACCAGAGGGGTGGGTATTTGGTGAAACTGCAGATTAACAAACCTTCCCAGCAGTATTCCCAGGGCATAACAGAGCGTTGCAACAAATCCGATATGCAATCCGGATATCACCAGCAAATGGGTGGTACCGGTTAACCTAAGCCGCCGCCAATCCTCCCCCGAAAGACCTGAGCCATCACCGACAACAAGGGCGGCAAGAAATCTCTGCTTGCCTAAATTGCTCGCCTGAATCTTTTCACGCAGAGAAATACGCCAGCTCGAAAGGCCACCATACTCTTCGGCAAATAATCGATTATTGCTGTTGGCACGCACATACCCTGTGGCAGAAATACCCTGACTCATTAACCAGCCGCGGTAATCAAAACTAGCGGGGTTTGAGAAGTTGCGCGGTCTTCTTAATTTCACCCGTAACTGCCACTGCTGGCCGGGCACAATCTGCTGTTCTGAGTCATACCAGCTGAGCAAAAGCTTATTAAGCGGTAGCGGCTGCCCATCGGAGGTACGATGAACTTCATGCACCTCAAACTCAAAGCGCACACGTCGCTCATTTACATTAGGAAGGCTGATAACAGAGCCTTTTACATCGTACTCAGCCAGTTCATCGTCAATGGACAACTGGGCATTCATCATCTGGTGTCCACTGAATACCCCCCAGCAGACACCGGTATAAAAAAAGATGATCAAGCGAATACATGCGTAACGACTCAAGGCCACAAGCAATAAAGCAAACGCCAATAACCACCATATGGAAGGCAGTTTCGGGAAAAGACTGACAAGAAACACACCACTGGCGAACAACACCAGCTGTTTTGGCAAGCGCGACATCCATGTACCTGCTTGTTTATGATATATATGGACCGATCAAGAGCCCCAAACTTGGCCGATGAGCGATTCTCGACCACAATTACAGTGTGAACAGAGTTAAACCTGAATAACTATAGAAGCAGGACGCGGTAATGTCACCAGATACCAAACTTTCGCTGGCTCCAGAAGCGCTGCCTCAGAAAAAGCCTATTGCGCTGGTATTGTCAGGCGGCGGTGCGCGTGGCGCTTATCAAGCCGGTGTACTTAAAGCTGTTGCCGAGATTTTACCCAAATCGACCTACAACCCTTTTCCAATTATCTGTGGCACTTCTACCGGAGCTATAAATGCCCTGGCACTGGCTGGCCGTACCGGCCCCTTTCGTCTCAGAATTCGCAAGCTGGAATATATCTGGCGCAGTATTCGACCCCATAAAGTCTATCGTGCCGATGCCATGGGGGTTATGAAAAACTCCTTAAGGATGGCTCTTTCTTTTTTCCACAGTGGTTACTCTCCGGGCAAACCCGTAGCCCTGCTGGACACCTCCCCTCTCCGTGCCCTGTTGGAACGGGTAGTACGCTTTCGTCATATTGACGAAGCAATCGCCGGTGGTGAGCTGAAAGCGTTAAGCATCACCTGCATGAGTTATACCAGCGGGCAGTCCATCACATTTTTTCAAGGGGCTCATGATTCCAACAACTGGGAGCGATCTCGGCGCAAAGGTATTCGCACTGGGCTAACCGTTGATCACCTGATGGCCTCTTCGGCAATTCCCACCCTGTTTCCTTCGGTAAAGATTGGAGGCCACTATTTTGGTGACGGTGCCATTCGACAATTAAAACCGCTAAGCCCTGCACTGCAACTGGGGGCAAAAAAGCTGTTTGTAGTAGGTGTCAGCGATAAAACAAAGCCGGAAGATCTGGAAGGCCCTGCATCCCACTCCCCATCCATTGCGCAAATTATTAACCACATGTTTAACAGCGCATTTGCCGATGCCATGGAGGCAGACCTGGAAACCATGCACAGTATTAATCGACTAATTGCCGGTATCAGTGAAGAAGAACGCGAGGAGCTGGATATTCACGATATGGACCATATAGATGCGCTAGCCATTCGCCCCTCGCAATCCATTGAGGCAATGGCAGCCAACTACCTCACTGAACTGCCCTTTATTCTGAAATTATTTATGAAAGGAATCGGTGCAACTGCCCGCGGCGGCGGTGCCGGTACCGCGAGCTTTTTGCTGTTTGAAAAGAAATTCTGCTCTCAGTTATTAAACCTGGGCTATCGCGATGCGATGGAAAAAGCGAAAGAGATAAGGGAGTTTTTTGAGTCGTAGTCTAGGCTCAATCCGACACTGTGGCTGGTTTTTTTATCACATAGCGAACCACATCGAATCCTTCGTACTTCATGTCACCTTCCAGCTGCAGGCCGCTTTTTTCCAGCACCCTCGTAGAAGCTACATTCTCCGGCAGGGCGATACCAATAATGTATGGCAGCTTTAAAACCTCAAGGCCATATTTAACACAAGCACGGGATGCTTCGGTACCAAGCCCTCGCCCCCAAAAACGAGGGAAAAACCGGTAGCCAACATCAACCTCGTCAAGCTCCTCCAGGTATTTCAGTCCGCACCAGCCAATAAACTCATTAGTGTCTTTGAGGATACATGCCAAGCGCCCATACCCGAACTTTTGGTAATCCCGAAGTGGCCTTTCCCGCAATCCATCCAAAGCTTGCTGCAGATCGGTAAAACAATCTTCACCGGTATAACGCATGACCTCTGGATCAGAATTAAGCTGAAAAAACAGCTCCACATCCTGCTCCGTTAACTTGCGGAGCAACAAGCGCTCAGTTTCAATAACAACATCACTCATCGCTACACTCCTGTACCAGCACCCAAGGTTTAACCACACACGTCCACAAGTGAGCATTCCCCTCAAACCAGTTTAAAGCCTGCTCATCACTGACTTGCCCTACCCGCCCTGACTCCATCCATTGCTGGATTAGACTGCTGTTGTCCATGGAAATTTGCAGAGCAACATCAGTTAAGTCCAACTCCGCTGATACAGCGATAACCGAGCCACTGGCAAAAAATCGTTGCAAGTCGCTCCATGGAGCCTTTGCAGTTTCCAGATTCAACTTGGCCTTCAGGACCTCTGGATCACGCTCCATCTGCACCATTTTTTGAATATCAGTCACGCTGTTCTCCGATGTATTTCTCTATCAATTTGCTCAGGGATAACCGGCCTGTCACCAGGGCTTCTTTCTGCTGTTTGGACAGCTTCTTAACTGACATTTCCAGTCTGGTTGCCACTGAACGGTTACCAACCACTTGGTTGAACACCAGCTTTAACGGCCCCTTCCCCTTTAAGGCCTTGGCCCCTTTCTCACCGTCGCAATGCTCGCCAAAACGCCGCTCAACGTCGGTAGTTATGCCGGTGTACAACCGGTTACCCGCATAGCGTACCAGATACAGGGACCATTCACTCATTCCTGAAAACTATCGCCGGGTACCCGCACCCAGCCTTCCATCAGTACTCGGGCACTACGCCCCATCACAGCTTTGGTCACTACCCAGGAGCCGTTTTGTTCACTTGCGCTGGCACCAACCCGCAGTGTTCCGGAGGGATGTCCAAAGCGAACAAAATCGCGCTCGCCACCACCGGCAATTTCATTTACCAGTGTTCCCGGTATTGCGGCCGCAGCAGCTATGGCCACCGCCGCCGTCCCCATCATGGCATGATGCATTTTACCCATCGACAGTGCGCGCACAGACAAATCAATGTCAGCAGCAAATACCTGCTTGCCGCTGGAGGCGAGATAATCCTGAGGATTGGCAATAAAGGCAACTTTGGGGGTATGTTGCCGTTGTGCGGCTTCTTCCAGCTTTTCGATCAATCCCATTTTTAACGCACCCTGTGCGCGAATGGCTTCAAAACGAGCTAAAGCTTCCGGGCTTTCGTTGATAGCTTCCTGCAATTCGGTACCTGTGTAGCCAAGTTCATCTGCCAGTAAAAAAATGGTAGGAATTCCGGCATTGATCATGGTCGCTTTAAATGTGCCCACTCCCGGCACCTCCAGATCATCAACCAGATTCCCTGTTGGAAACATGAAACCGGTTGCGTCGGCAGGATCGACAAACTCAACTTGAACTTCGGCAGCCGGAAAGGTCACACCATCCAGTTCAAAATCGCCGGTTTCCTGAACCTCGCCATTGGTAATTGGGACATGGGCAACAATGGTTTTTTTTATGTTCGCTTGCCATATACGGACAGTGGCAACCCCATTTTCGGGAATACGACCGGCATCCACCAGTCCGCTGTTTATGGCAAAAGAACCAACCGCAGCAGATAAATTCCCACAGTTACCACTCCAATCCACAAAGGGTTTGTCGATGGAAACCTGACCAAACAGGTAGTCCACATCATGACCCGGCTGACTGCTTTTAGACAAAATAACAGTTTTACTGGTGCTGGAAGTCGCACCGCCCATACCGTCAATTTGTTTGCCGTATGGATCAGGACTACCTATTACGCGCAGCAATAATGCATCGCGAGCCGGCCCCGGTTTTTGCGCTACTTCTGGTAAATCCTGCAAGCGGAAAAACACCCCTTTGCTGGTGCCACCGCGCATATAGGTGGCAGGAATTTTGATTTGTGGTTTATGGGTCATTTGTTTGATTCTCTGAAATTCTGCTGTTTGATCCAGAATCATTCTATTTGTAATAGATACCCACCTGCGGGGGAATGACGTGCGTTCTAATCATTCTGAGTGCAACGAAGGATCCCGTAATTCTGAAATAGAGATTCTTCGCTTCACTCAGAATGACATGAGTTATGCTTTTCCACCGTCATTCCCGCGAAAGCGGGAATCCATAGGCATTTTTACTAAATTTGGTGGCAAATCAAACTGTCGCCTCTGACTCCAAAAAGTCTTGGGCAAAACGCTGCAATACACCACCCGCTTCATAGATCGAAACTTCTTCCGCCGTATCAAGGCGACAGGTAACTGGAACTTCTTCACTATCTCCATTTTTACGATGCATGACCAAAGTCAACATGGCTCCTGGAGTGAATTCCCCCACAACATCGTAGGTTTCAGTGCCATCAATACCAAGCGTTTTACGATTTACACAGGCTTTAAATTCCAGTGGCAATACGCCCATACCAATCAGGTTTGTGCGGTGAATTCGCTCAAATCCTTCGGCGACAATCGCTTCAACACCAGCCAATCTCACGCCCTTCGCCGCCCAGTCACGAGATGACCCCTGACCATAGTCGGCGCCAGCAACAATGATTAATGGCTGCTTGCGTTCCATATAGGTTTCAATTGCTTCCCACATGCGAGTAA is a window from the Porticoccaceae bacterium LTM1 genome containing:
- the prpF gene encoding 2-methylaconitate cis-trans isomerase PrpF encodes the protein MTHKPQIKIPATYMRGGTSKGVFFRLQDLPEVAQKPGPARDALLLRVIGSPDPYGKQIDGMGGATSSTSKTVILSKSSQPGHDVDYLFGQVSIDKPFVDWSGNCGNLSAAVGSFAINSGLVDAGRIPENGVATVRIWQANIKKTIVAHVPITNGEVQETGDFELDGVTFPAAEVQVEFVDPADATGFMFPTGNLVDDLEVPGVGTFKATMINAGIPTIFLLADELGYTGTELQEAINESPEALARFEAIRAQGALKMGLIEKLEEAAQRQHTPKVAFIANPQDYLASSGKQVFAADIDLSVRALSMGKMHHAMMGTAAVAIAAAAAIPGTLVNEIAGGGERDFVRFGHPSGTLRVGASASEQNGSWVVTKAVMGRSARVLMEGWVRVPGDSFQE